A genomic window from Chanodichthys erythropterus isolate Z2021 chromosome 1, ASM2448905v1, whole genome shotgun sequence includes:
- the sh3tc2 gene encoding SH3 domain and tetratricopeptide repeat-containing protein 2 isoform X3: MGNRFTHEAISPAELDALWNDPPYTLAAVSELFPPNDAMTADEEAEAEAEVEAEVRSREIYWRRKETFSGSSTISSAGERFSPDVVLLFSGRRRSSVSPDGELQEALRTRLRVVESNSQDVVQLFKDLSARLVSVHAEKDSFVITFKTVEEIWKFSTYLALGYVARCLENFLCDQSFWLDPELLSDVEICVTVDEDHLATLYLGLLLQEGTFFAKTLYNSDCREEEEELTYSRNDLVMVKDIGQEAMWEGTLLSTGQHGLVPVHDMQPLPYPFYQWFLKKYPGNAGGIPVTEGLFDHPVVVGTCVAVVDHYPMGKDELHLRQGDLIKIEGFLLNTLNMFIGRHLTSGEIGFVHKAHVKPENIEPLDGQLVFLSKEERAALSKLNPCLEPSQSDVLANLFSTDISTVYRLDRLDDSDFTYIRNHPKSAEQKTTVDQRKSTISEKSDVTPYHSSPRHSFYASRNHLDRDSEILSFSLEDTFREMDEYEEDPPNFMDEGIWEADEAERCDPILTLLNLEYFQDTFQTLYDLSYSFLDTFFNGLPEDEVLQHLENLREGAKKGRMLWAHRRACFLLGRLCAKKLKFSQARVYFEEALKVPVNGFDDKPLLIALYTNLTAVYLKQKMMDKLPLTLEKASALILCLPCHNFCSVDEFELLKPIMRKAIIEKDKYLEARVCYLSLCLFSRLRKIEDALPFVERLQFLTMTLSVEEGWPTAPIDLNWMLCRLYHKKYLPYLTLASLSLDSGQEHSLDDAFQKIELFIKNSARLNPQWKESNSVLPAQVVVYLQQALSIASQGEDLRTQRDLCLSLASVYQQHGALMKAVPFAQQAAQTGSQINEEEGFEASILLAWLLVLTEEPKQAQNSLHPLLKSLNETDSPTQRGVVYNLLALCLRKQGRIQEAARNFHCALQISRENGNKRNEALALANLGCLSLSVGASGLAECFLLNSLHLFQFLSESPTDQEHVQALLWLGRSYKDRGGSQEVRICFEMGLLIAISANNLHSQMVVAKVLSRHYADLLLYGQCIVYYEHCVGLCRTLKNKQLEGEYLELLSNLYLSLNTEKSSRKSLDYSKQSLRISIDLGKRQEESETWLQVGRIYYLIHEDELADMYLQAAVKTALRMNDPCFALSIYEEAGDVFFKGHRNQLAAIPFYRDGSLPFARSIKDVHSEFRLLSKLTELLMKQKQYEEALQYATLAVQVSATTAFPLNERVSFHRLASVYFALEKYEMAENYYLKSLSLCPTALEHAIEVRYYAKVYCRLADLTLYRLKDAFDAMGYYHLALAAALEDKESLSTLYIIYMKLAEIHANHMPDAELCKNYMDRAQSLRRELAGYTDSSDTEETHQDLAEATSDIQTKAGQSDSSSGTSTLTESSMTDTSLTIDAQKESELILSNLSHKEDTDTNISEETDTGPADNISPETSCPDNTNHIHESRMKEGLTILL, from the exons ATGGGTAATAGATTTACCCATGAAG CGATATCACCCGCTGAGCTCGATGCCTTATGGAATGACCCTCCATACACTTTAGCAGCCGTCAGTGAGCTCTTTCCGCCCAATGACGCCATGACCGCTG ATGAGGAAGCGGAGGCTGAGGCTGAGGTGGAGGCAGAAGTCAGAAGCAGAGAGATTTACTGGAGGAGGAAGGAAACATTCAGCGGAAGCAGCACAATATCTTCAGCAGGAGAACGCTTCTCTCCAG atgttgttttgttgtttagcGGGAGGCGACGATCTAGTGTATCACCTGATGGTGAGCTTCAGGAGGCATTACGTACCAGACTCCGAGTAGTAGAGAGCAACAGTCAGGATGTCGTCCAGCTCTTCAAG GATCTGTCTGCACGACTAGTGTCTGTTCATGCTGAGAAAGACAGCTTTGTCATCACCTTTAAGACTGTCGAGGAGATCTGGAAGTTCTCCACTTACCTGGCACTCG GATATGTAGCAAGATGTCTAGAAAACTTTCTCTGTGACCAGTCATTCTGGTTGGACCCTGAATTACTGAGTGATGTTGAGATCTGTGTAACAGTGGATGAAGACCACTTAGCTACTCTTTACTTAGGACTTCTACTACAGGAAG GTACATTCTTTGCCAAGACTTTATACAACAGTGACTGcagagaggaggaagaggagctgACCTACAGCAGGAATGACCTGGTCATGGTGAAAGACATAGGACAAGAGGCCATGTGGGAGGGTACGCTGCTGTCCACGGGCCAACATGGTCTAGTCCCTGTGCATGATATGCAGCCTCTGCCTTATCCGTTTTATCA GTGGTTCCTTAAGAAATATCCCGGAAATGCAGGAGGGATTCCAGTTACAGAAGGCCTCTTTGATCATCCTGTTG TGGTTGGGACCTGTGTGGCAGTAGTGGACCATTACCCAATGGGTAAAGATGAGCTGCACTTACGCCAGGGAGACCTAATCAAGATTGAAGGATTTCTTCTCAATACTCTGAACATGTTCATAGGAAGACACCTCACCAGTGGAGAGATAGGATTTGTTCACAAGGCCCATGTAAAACCTGAGAATATCGAGCCTCT CGATGGACAATTGGTCTTTCTGAGTAAGGAGGAAAGGGCAGCCCTATCTAAACTTAACCCTTGCCTTGAGCCCTCTCAGTCTGATGTACTGGCAAATCTATTCTCAACTGACATAAGCACTGTGTACAGATTGG ATAGACTTGATGACTCTGATTTCACTTACATAAGAAACCATCCAAAGTCAG CAGAGCAGAAAACTACAGTGGATCAAAGAAAGAGCACCATATCTGAAAAGAGTGATGTAACTCCCTATCACTCATCCCCACGGCATTCATTCTATGCCTCTCGGAATCATCTGGACCGGGACTCTGAGATCCTCTCTTTCAGCCTGGAGGACACCTTTAGAGAGATGGATGAATATGAGGAAGACCCTCCAAACTTCATGGATGAAGGTATCTGGGAGGCTGATGAAGCAGAGAGGTGTGACCCAATCTTGACCCTCCTCAACCTGGAATATTTCCAGGACACTTTTCAAACTCTTTATGACCTTTCTTACTCTTTTCTGGACACTTTCTTCAATGGCCTTCCAGAAGACGAGGTGCTTCAACATCTGGAAAACTTGCGGGAAGGAGCCAAGAAAGGCAGGATGCTCTGGGCCCACCGGCGAGCTTGCTTCCTCCTTGGCCGGCTATGTGCCAAGAAACTAAAGTTCTCACAAGCACGAGTGTACTTTGAGGAGGCTCTAAAAGTCCCTGTAAATGGTTTTGATGACAAGCCACTTCTAATTGCCCTGTACACTAATCTTACTGCTGTTTACCTCAAACAGAAGATGATGGACAAGCTGCCATTAACACTGGAGAAGGCAAGTGCTCTGATTCTGTGTCTTCCCTGCCACAACTTCTGCTCTGTGGATGAGTTTGAACTGCTGAAACCAATCATGCGCAAAGCCATAATTGAAAAAGACAAGTACCTAGAGGCTCGGGTATGCTACCTCTCCCTCTGTCTCTTCAGCCGTCTAAGGAAAATAGAGGATGCTTTACCTTTTGTAGAGAGGCTTCAGTTCCTTACCATGACACTATCTGTGGAAGAAGGGTGGCCAACTGCTCCAATTGATCTCAACTGGATGCTGTGCAGGCTTTATCATAAAAAGTATTTGCCCTACCTCACATTAGCTTCTTTAAGTCTAGACTCAGGGCAAGAGCATTCCTTAGATGATGCATTCCAGAAAATTGAACTCTTTATCAAAAACTCAGCAAGGCTTAATCCTCAGTGGAAGGAAAGTAATTCTGTGCTTCCTGCACAGGTGGTGGTTTACCTTCAGCAGGCCTTGTCCATAGCTAGTCAAGGGGAAGACCTGAGGACTCAAAGGGACTTGTGCCTGAGCCTAGCAAGTGTTTACCAGCAACACGGAGCTCTAATGAAGGCTGTGCCCTTTGCCCAACAGGCAGCACAAACTGGAAGTCAAATTAATGAGGAGGAGGGCTTCGAGGCATCCATACTGCTGGCTTGGCTCTTGGTCCTAACAGAGGAACCCAAACAAGCTCAGAACTCTCTGCACCCTCTGCTTAAGTCTTTGAATGAAACAGACAGTCCAACACAGCGTGGTGTAGTCTACAATCTTCTAGCCCTATGTCTCCGCAAACAGGGCAGAATTCAGGAGGCAGCAAGAAACTTTCATTGTGCTCTGCAGATCTCCAGAGAGAATGGAAACAAGCGTAATGAAGCACTAGCTCTGGCTAACTTGGGTTGCTTGTCCCTGTCTGTAGGAGCTTCGGGCCTAGCAGAGTGTTTCCTGCTCAATTCCCTGCACCTATTCCAGTTTCTCTCAGAGAGCCCCACAGATCAGGAGCATGTCCAGGCTCTGCTCTGGCTGGGCAGGAGCTACAAGGATAGAGGAGGGAGTCAGGAAGTCAGAATATGCTTTGAGATGGGCCTCCTCATTGCAATTAGTGCCAACAATCTTCACA GTCAAATGGTTGTGGCAAAAGTTCTAAGTCGGCATTACGCTGACTTGCTGCTGTATGGACAGTGTATTGTTTACTATGAGCACTGCGTGGGCCTGTGCAGAACACTGAAGAATAAACAGCTAGAAGGAGAATACCTGGAACTCCTCAGCAACCTCTATCTTTCACTCAACACTGAGAA GTCATCGAGGAAGTCTCTTGATTACTCAAAACAAAGCTTAAGGATCTCCATAGACTTGGGAAAAAGACAGGAAGAGTCAGAGACATGGCTGCAAGTGGGCCGTATCTACTATCTGATCCATGAAGATGAACTAGCTGACATGTACCTACAG GCAGCAGTAAAGACAGCACTGAGGATGAATGACCCATGTTTTGCTTTGAGCATTTATGAGGAAGCAGGAGATGTGTTTTTCAAAGGACACAGAAACCAACTGGCTGCCATACCTTTTTACAGG gatggGAGTTTGCCATTTGCACGCAGCATTAAGGATGTGCACTCAGAGTTTAGGCTTTTGAGCAAACTCACAGAGCTCCTGATGAAGCAGAAGCAGTACGAGGAAGCACTGCAGTATGCCACACTCGCAGTGCAGGTCAGCGCCACAACTG CTTTTCCTTTGAATGAGAGAGTGTCCTTCCATCGTCTTGCATCAGTGTACTTCGCTCTAGAGAAGTATGAGATGGCTGAGAACTACTACCTGAAGTCTCTTTCACTCTGCCCCACTGCACTTGAACATGCTATTGAAGTTCGGTActatgctaaagtgtactgCAGACTGGCTGATCTGACCCTATACAGATTAAAG GATGCATTTGATGCCATGGGCTACTACCATTTAGCTCTGGCAGCAGCCCTTGAGGACAAAGAAAGCCTAAGCACACTGTACATAATCTACATGAAGCTCGCAGAGATCCATGCCAACCACATGCCTGATGCCGAACTGTGTAAGAACTACATGGACAGAGCGCAAAGTCTAAGGAGGGAACTGGCAGGATACACAGACTCTAGTGACACAGAAGAAACACATCAAGACCTGGCCGAGGCAACATCTGACATTCAGACCAAAGCTGGTCAGTCAGACTCCAGCAGTGGCACTAGTACTCTCACAGAGTCCAGCATGACTGACACCAGCCTCACAATCGATGCCCAGAAAGAGTCTGAGCTCATACTCTCTAACTTAAGTCACAAAGAAGACACAGACACTAACATATCAGAGGAAACAGACACAGGGCCTGCTGATAATATCAGTCCGGAGACTAGCTGTCCCGACAATACAAACCACATTCATGAAAGCAGAATGAAGGAGGGCTTGACTATTCTATTGTAA
- the sh3tc2 gene encoding SH3 domain and tetratricopeptide repeat-containing protein 2 isoform X2: protein MRNEHTAGSQQDRAISPAELDALWNDPPYTLAAVSELFPPNDAMTADEEAEAEAEVEAEVRSREIYWRRKETFSGSSTISSAGERFSPDVVLLFSGRRRSSVSPDGELQEALRTRLRVVESNSQDVVQLFKDLSARLVSVHAEKDSFVITFKTVEEIWKFSTYLALGYVARCLENFLCDQSFWLDPELLSDVEICVTVDEDHLATLYLGLLLQEGTFFAKTLYNSDCREEEEELTYSRNDLVMVKDIGQEAMWEGTLLSTGQHGLVPVHDMQPLPYPFYQWFLKKYPGNAGGIPVTEGLFDHPVVVGTCVAVVDHYPMGKDELHLRQGDLIKIEGFLLNTLNMFIGRHLTSGEIGFVHKAHVKPENIEPLDGQLVFLSKEERAALSKLNPCLEPSQSDVLANLFSTDISTVYRLDRLDDSDFTYIRNHPKSEQKTTVDQRKSTISEKSDVTPYHSSPRHSFYASRNHLDRDSEILSFSLEDTFREMDEYEEDPPNFMDEGIWEADEAERCDPILTLLNLEYFQDTFQTLYDLSYSFLDTFFNGLPEDEVLQHLENLREGAKKGRMLWAHRRACFLLGRLCAKKLKFSQARVYFEEALKVPVNGFDDKPLLIALYTNLTAVYLKQKMMDKLPLTLEKASALILCLPCHNFCSVDEFELLKPIMRKAIIEKDKYLEARVCYLSLCLFSRLRKIEDALPFVERLQFLTMTLSVEEGWPTAPIDLNWMLCRLYHKKYLPYLTLASLSLDSGQEHSLDDAFQKIELFIKNSARLNPQWKESNSVLPAQVVVYLQQALSIASQGEDLRTQRDLCLSLASVYQQHGALMKAVPFAQQAAQTGSQINEEEGFEASILLAWLLVLTEEPKQAQNSLHPLLKSLNETDSPTQRGVVYNLLALCLRKQGRIQEAARNFHCALQISRENGNKRNEALALANLGCLSLSVGASGLAECFLLNSLHLFQFLSESPTDQEHVQALLWLGRSYKDRGGSQEVRICFEMGLLIAISANNLHSQMVVAKVLSRHYADLLLYGQCIVYYEHCVGLCRTLKNKQLEGEYLELLSNLYLSLNTEKSSRKSLDYSKQSLRISIDLGKRQEESETWLQVGRIYYLIHEDELADMYLQAAVKTALRMNDPCFALSIYEEAGDVFFKGHRNQLAAIPFYRDGSLPFARSIKDVHSEFRLLSKLTELLMKQKQYEEALQYATLAVQVSATTAFPLNERVSFHRLASVYFALEKYEMAENYYLKSLSLCPTALEHAIEVRYYAKVYCRLADLTLYRLKDAFDAMGYYHLALAAALEDKESLSTLYIIYMKLAEIHANHMPDAELCKNYMDRAQSLRRELAGYTDSSDTEETHQDLAEATSDIQTKAGQSDSSSGTSTLTESSMTDTSLTIDAQKESELILSNLSHKEDTDTNISEETDTGPADNISPETSCPDNTNHIHESRMKEGLTILL, encoded by the exons CGATATCACCCGCTGAGCTCGATGCCTTATGGAATGACCCTCCATACACTTTAGCAGCCGTCAGTGAGCTCTTTCCGCCCAATGACGCCATGACCGCTG ATGAGGAAGCGGAGGCTGAGGCTGAGGTGGAGGCAGAAGTCAGAAGCAGAGAGATTTACTGGAGGAGGAAGGAAACATTCAGCGGAAGCAGCACAATATCTTCAGCAGGAGAACGCTTCTCTCCAG atgttgttttgttgtttagcGGGAGGCGACGATCTAGTGTATCACCTGATGGTGAGCTTCAGGAGGCATTACGTACCAGACTCCGAGTAGTAGAGAGCAACAGTCAGGATGTCGTCCAGCTCTTCAAG GATCTGTCTGCACGACTAGTGTCTGTTCATGCTGAGAAAGACAGCTTTGTCATCACCTTTAAGACTGTCGAGGAGATCTGGAAGTTCTCCACTTACCTGGCACTCG GATATGTAGCAAGATGTCTAGAAAACTTTCTCTGTGACCAGTCATTCTGGTTGGACCCTGAATTACTGAGTGATGTTGAGATCTGTGTAACAGTGGATGAAGACCACTTAGCTACTCTTTACTTAGGACTTCTACTACAGGAAG GTACATTCTTTGCCAAGACTTTATACAACAGTGACTGcagagaggaggaagaggagctgACCTACAGCAGGAATGACCTGGTCATGGTGAAAGACATAGGACAAGAGGCCATGTGGGAGGGTACGCTGCTGTCCACGGGCCAACATGGTCTAGTCCCTGTGCATGATATGCAGCCTCTGCCTTATCCGTTTTATCA GTGGTTCCTTAAGAAATATCCCGGAAATGCAGGAGGGATTCCAGTTACAGAAGGCCTCTTTGATCATCCTGTTG TGGTTGGGACCTGTGTGGCAGTAGTGGACCATTACCCAATGGGTAAAGATGAGCTGCACTTACGCCAGGGAGACCTAATCAAGATTGAAGGATTTCTTCTCAATACTCTGAACATGTTCATAGGAAGACACCTCACCAGTGGAGAGATAGGATTTGTTCACAAGGCCCATGTAAAACCTGAGAATATCGAGCCTCT CGATGGACAATTGGTCTTTCTGAGTAAGGAGGAAAGGGCAGCCCTATCTAAACTTAACCCTTGCCTTGAGCCCTCTCAGTCTGATGTACTGGCAAATCTATTCTCAACTGACATAAGCACTGTGTACAGATTGG ATAGACTTGATGACTCTGATTTCACTTACATAAGAAACCATCCAAAGTCAG AGCAGAAAACTACAGTGGATCAAAGAAAGAGCACCATATCTGAAAAGAGTGATGTAACTCCCTATCACTCATCCCCACGGCATTCATTCTATGCCTCTCGGAATCATCTGGACCGGGACTCTGAGATCCTCTCTTTCAGCCTGGAGGACACCTTTAGAGAGATGGATGAATATGAGGAAGACCCTCCAAACTTCATGGATGAAGGTATCTGGGAGGCTGATGAAGCAGAGAGGTGTGACCCAATCTTGACCCTCCTCAACCTGGAATATTTCCAGGACACTTTTCAAACTCTTTATGACCTTTCTTACTCTTTTCTGGACACTTTCTTCAATGGCCTTCCAGAAGACGAGGTGCTTCAACATCTGGAAAACTTGCGGGAAGGAGCCAAGAAAGGCAGGATGCTCTGGGCCCACCGGCGAGCTTGCTTCCTCCTTGGCCGGCTATGTGCCAAGAAACTAAAGTTCTCACAAGCACGAGTGTACTTTGAGGAGGCTCTAAAAGTCCCTGTAAATGGTTTTGATGACAAGCCACTTCTAATTGCCCTGTACACTAATCTTACTGCTGTTTACCTCAAACAGAAGATGATGGACAAGCTGCCATTAACACTGGAGAAGGCAAGTGCTCTGATTCTGTGTCTTCCCTGCCACAACTTCTGCTCTGTGGATGAGTTTGAACTGCTGAAACCAATCATGCGCAAAGCCATAATTGAAAAAGACAAGTACCTAGAGGCTCGGGTATGCTACCTCTCCCTCTGTCTCTTCAGCCGTCTAAGGAAAATAGAGGATGCTTTACCTTTTGTAGAGAGGCTTCAGTTCCTTACCATGACACTATCTGTGGAAGAAGGGTGGCCAACTGCTCCAATTGATCTCAACTGGATGCTGTGCAGGCTTTATCATAAAAAGTATTTGCCCTACCTCACATTAGCTTCTTTAAGTCTAGACTCAGGGCAAGAGCATTCCTTAGATGATGCATTCCAGAAAATTGAACTCTTTATCAAAAACTCAGCAAGGCTTAATCCTCAGTGGAAGGAAAGTAATTCTGTGCTTCCTGCACAGGTGGTGGTTTACCTTCAGCAGGCCTTGTCCATAGCTAGTCAAGGGGAAGACCTGAGGACTCAAAGGGACTTGTGCCTGAGCCTAGCAAGTGTTTACCAGCAACACGGAGCTCTAATGAAGGCTGTGCCCTTTGCCCAACAGGCAGCACAAACTGGAAGTCAAATTAATGAGGAGGAGGGCTTCGAGGCATCCATACTGCTGGCTTGGCTCTTGGTCCTAACAGAGGAACCCAAACAAGCTCAGAACTCTCTGCACCCTCTGCTTAAGTCTTTGAATGAAACAGACAGTCCAACACAGCGTGGTGTAGTCTACAATCTTCTAGCCCTATGTCTCCGCAAACAGGGCAGAATTCAGGAGGCAGCAAGAAACTTTCATTGTGCTCTGCAGATCTCCAGAGAGAATGGAAACAAGCGTAATGAAGCACTAGCTCTGGCTAACTTGGGTTGCTTGTCCCTGTCTGTAGGAGCTTCGGGCCTAGCAGAGTGTTTCCTGCTCAATTCCCTGCACCTATTCCAGTTTCTCTCAGAGAGCCCCACAGATCAGGAGCATGTCCAGGCTCTGCTCTGGCTGGGCAGGAGCTACAAGGATAGAGGAGGGAGTCAGGAAGTCAGAATATGCTTTGAGATGGGCCTCCTCATTGCAATTAGTGCCAACAATCTTCACA GTCAAATGGTTGTGGCAAAAGTTCTAAGTCGGCATTACGCTGACTTGCTGCTGTATGGACAGTGTATTGTTTACTATGAGCACTGCGTGGGCCTGTGCAGAACACTGAAGAATAAACAGCTAGAAGGAGAATACCTGGAACTCCTCAGCAACCTCTATCTTTCACTCAACACTGAGAA GTCATCGAGGAAGTCTCTTGATTACTCAAAACAAAGCTTAAGGATCTCCATAGACTTGGGAAAAAGACAGGAAGAGTCAGAGACATGGCTGCAAGTGGGCCGTATCTACTATCTGATCCATGAAGATGAACTAGCTGACATGTACCTACAG GCAGCAGTAAAGACAGCACTGAGGATGAATGACCCATGTTTTGCTTTGAGCATTTATGAGGAAGCAGGAGATGTGTTTTTCAAAGGACACAGAAACCAACTGGCTGCCATACCTTTTTACAGG gatggGAGTTTGCCATTTGCACGCAGCATTAAGGATGTGCACTCAGAGTTTAGGCTTTTGAGCAAACTCACAGAGCTCCTGATGAAGCAGAAGCAGTACGAGGAAGCACTGCAGTATGCCACACTCGCAGTGCAGGTCAGCGCCACAACTG CTTTTCCTTTGAATGAGAGAGTGTCCTTCCATCGTCTTGCATCAGTGTACTTCGCTCTAGAGAAGTATGAGATGGCTGAGAACTACTACCTGAAGTCTCTTTCACTCTGCCCCACTGCACTTGAACATGCTATTGAAGTTCGGTActatgctaaagtgtactgCAGACTGGCTGATCTGACCCTATACAGATTAAAG GATGCATTTGATGCCATGGGCTACTACCATTTAGCTCTGGCAGCAGCCCTTGAGGACAAAGAAAGCCTAAGCACACTGTACATAATCTACATGAAGCTCGCAGAGATCCATGCCAACCACATGCCTGATGCCGAACTGTGTAAGAACTACATGGACAGAGCGCAAAGTCTAAGGAGGGAACTGGCAGGATACACAGACTCTAGTGACACAGAAGAAACACATCAAGACCTGGCCGAGGCAACATCTGACATTCAGACCAAAGCTGGTCAGTCAGACTCCAGCAGTGGCACTAGTACTCTCACAGAGTCCAGCATGACTGACACCAGCCTCACAATCGATGCCCAGAAAGAGTCTGAGCTCATACTCTCTAACTTAAGTCACAAAGAAGACACAGACACTAACATATCAGAGGAAACAGACACAGGGCCTGCTGATAATATCAGTCCGGAGACTAGCTGTCCCGACAATACAAACCACATTCATGAAAGCAGAATGAAGGAGGGCTTGACTATTCTATTGTAA